TGTGCCAAAAATAAACCCATCCCTCCTGCTTTATTGGCTGCTTTCGACGTTACTGATCCTCTTGCTAAGTTGACTCGGACAATTACTAAAGATTTAGTCATTTTCAATGGACGGATTGATAAAATCTCTCGTACTATCGGAAAAGACGCCAAATATATGTTTACTATGAGTCAGTTAAGAATCGGTGTCGCTGAATTTCTTTTTGGTTCATCTCGAAAACCAGTTATAGAATCTCATTCTCGTCAAAGTAAGAGTGAATTTTTGCTGATGTTAGAGAGATTAAAGATTTTTTACACAGAATTCGCCAAAAACAATGATACTTGGCGACTTTTGCTACAACCCGCATCTCAAACGGTCAATCTCAACTTATACGATCTCAGACAACAGCGTGTGGATTTTAATACCGTTGGGTTTCAGGTACTTAGTCGAATTGGACATTTCATCTTTTTTGGACAAGAATTCACTGATTTACAGCGAGAAGCTCTAATTAAAGCACTTGCGGGTTTGGATTATACCCGTGACTCAGCTTTATGGCTAAATAGTATCGTGATTGATGATGCTGGTGCTAAAAAGATAGTTACACAGACAACAGCAGTCGATAAAGCGTTTAAAATCGCCAGAGATGCTGTACAAGAGAAAACTGGGATAGTTTTAATCTAGTTTCGAGTAGATTTAGAGCAATTCAGTCTTATATACCTTCTGAAATCACAAGCAGAGATCGAGCAGTTTTGCTTTATCTCTCTTTTCCTGTGACTATTGATAGGTTTTACTAATTAGACATACAGTATAGAGAGGAGAACTTTAAAAGCATATATGTAATGACCGCAATCCAAACCTCTCTACTACCGAATCGTACTATTGATGAGTTCGTAGAAGATATTAAACTACTGACTCAAGAAGTACAAAAGCTCTACTGTTTAGATGAGATTCCTTGGATTATTGGTGTTTCTTGGGGAAAAGATAGTTCAGCAGTTTTACAGTTAATCTGGAATGCGATCGCTGCTTTACCATTAGAGAAGCGACAAAAAACTATTCATGTGATCACCACCGACACAATGGTTGAAAATCCCATTGTCTCCGCATGGGTTAGAAAGTCGATGGAAAAGCTGGAAAAAGCTTCAGAAGCTCATAGAATGCCATTTAAATCACATTTACTCTATCCTGCTGTAGAAGATCGCTTTTGGAGTGGATTAATAGGTAAGGGTTATCCTGCTCCCCGTTTGAAATTTCGTTGGTGTACTGGAAGACTGAAAATTAACGCTTCTAATAACTTTATTCGTGAAGTCATCAGAAATTGTGGGGAAACAATATTAGTTTTGGGAATCCGCAAAACAGAAAGCTCTCGTCGTGCTAAGGTGATGGAAAAATTAGAAGCTAAAAGACTTCGTGAGCGTTTGAGTCCTAATGCAAATATGCCCAATTCTCTCGTTTATAGTCCGATCGAAGATTGGCGTACTGATGAAGTATGGATGTACTTAATGCAGTGGGAAAATCCCTGGGGAGGAGACAACAAAGAATTATTAGCAATGTATCGAGGAGCGACTGCGGATAATGAATGTCCCCTGGTGGTAGATACCTCCAGTCCTAGCTGTGGAAGTTCCCGTTTTGGTTGTTGGGTTTGTACTTTGGTAGATAAAGATACATCTCTGAGTATGATGGTTCAGAATGACCAAGAAAAGGAATGGTTACAACCACTCGTAGAACTTAGAAATGAATTAGACCTTTTGGATGATAGAGAGAGACGTGATTTCCGTCGTCTTGTTGGGAAAGTACAATTATTTGAAAGAAACTTAAATGGAGAAATATCGATCGAACCCATACCGGGACCCTATACTAAAAAATGGCGGGAATATTGGCTGAGAAGGGTATTAGAGGCCCAGGAGAGCGTGCGTACTAATGCCCCAGAGGATATGAAAGATATTACCCTAATTACCACGGAGGAACTCAGCGAAATTCGCCGGATTTGGAGGGAAGAAAAGCACGAATTTGATGACCAATTACCGAAGATTTATAAACAAGTGACTGGAGAAACTTTTCAAGACCCGCGACCTGGAGCGGATAATAATCTTTTGGGGAGTGAAGAATGGGAT
This portion of the Microcystis aeruginosa NIES-2549 genome encodes:
- a CDS encoding DNA sulfur modification protein DndB; translated protein: MTQITSAVNDDGYRSSADLVHCQRQDEAQTLAFADSATSGARVFICHVYEQGGRTHLVFSLPCSLLIELAKLQSAEAKKNKSNADEVMNRPLILQHVNEIAKYLQDTDQYILPPFIFNSNTPIKVFTYGAGPVKFGYAVMPIDVELYVTDGQHRLKAIEKVLPEKPDLRNDSVTVLVVQEADMDQIHQDFADCAKNKPIPPALLAAFDVTDPLAKLTRTITKDLVIFNGRIDKISRTIGKDAKYMFTMSQLRIGVAEFLFGSSRKPVIESHSRQSKSEFLLMLERLKIFYTEFAKNNDTWRLLLQPASQTVNLNLYDLRQQRVDFNTVGFQVLSRIGHFIFFGQEFTDLQREALIKALAGLDYTRDSALWLNSIVIDDAGAKKIVTQTTAVDKAFKIARDAVQEKTGIVLI
- the dndC gene encoding DNA phosphorothioation system sulfurtransferase DndC is translated as MTAIQTSLLPNRTIDEFVEDIKLLTQEVQKLYCLDEIPWIIGVSWGKDSSAVLQLIWNAIAALPLEKRQKTIHVITTDTMVENPIVSAWVRKSMEKLEKASEAHRMPFKSHLLYPAVEDRFWSGLIGKGYPAPRLKFRWCTGRLKINASNNFIREVIRNCGETILVLGIRKTESSRRAKVMEKLEAKRLRERLSPNANMPNSLVYSPIEDWRTDEVWMYLMQWENPWGGDNKELLAMYRGATADNECPLVVDTSSPSCGSSRFGCWVCTLVDKDTSLSMMVQNDQEKEWLQPLVELRNELDLLDDRERRDFRRLVGKVQLFERNLNGEISIEPIPGPYTKKWREYWLRRVLEAQESVRTNAPEDMKDITLITTEELSEIRRIWREEKHEFDDQLPKIYKQVTGETFQDPRPGADNNLLGSEEWDILADICAEDSMHLELLAKLIDTERQYFLKISRKGIYKDLEKCFESSSRSKEEAIENARYVYDLKNAAQSGNIAQVKEQLKESFSEPEKDPQKQLTWASMKFPTTDEEEE